From one Streptosporangiales bacterium genomic stretch:
- a CDS encoding NADH-quinone oxidoreductase subunit C, with translation MTQDVSGADNSPERRAADDVPARPTYARGMFGNRDTGDTSGYGRLRRPVPFPGPSQRPYGEPFDEIADAFEGAYDGYGDAVEQVVVDRGEITFHVRRERLVEALRVLRDDPALRYEMCLGVSGVHYPTDEGRELHAVYPLLSISYNRRIRLEVTCPDADPHLPSIVSVYPTNNWHEREAYDFFGIVFDGHPALTRIEMPDDWVGHPQRKDYPLGGIAVEYKGASIPPPDERRAYN, from the coding sequence ATGACACAGGACGTCAGCGGGGCGGACAACTCCCCGGAACGGCGCGCGGCTGACGACGTCCCGGCGCGGCCGACGTACGCGCGCGGGATGTTCGGCAACCGCGACACCGGCGACACCTCCGGCTACGGCAGGCTGCGCCGGCCGGTGCCGTTCCCCGGGCCGTCGCAACGGCCGTACGGCGAGCCGTTCGACGAGATCGCCGACGCGTTCGAGGGCGCGTACGACGGGTACGGCGACGCGGTCGAGCAGGTCGTCGTGGACCGCGGCGAGATCACCTTCCACGTGCGACGCGAGCGGCTCGTCGAGGCGCTGCGGGTGCTGCGCGACGACCCGGCGCTGCGCTACGAGATGTGCCTCGGCGTGTCCGGCGTGCACTACCCGACCGACGAGGGACGCGAGCTGCACGCGGTCTACCCGCTGCTCTCGATCAGCTACAACCGGCGGATCAGGCTCGAGGTCACCTGCCCCGACGCCGACCCGCACCTGCCGTCGATCGTCTCGGTCTACCCGACGAACAACTGGCACGAGCGTGAGGCGTACGACTTCTTCGGCATCGTCTTCGACGGCCACCCGGCGCTGACGAGGATCGAGATGCCGGACGACTGGGTGGGTCACCCCCAGCGCAAGGACTACCCGCTCGGCGGGATCGCGGTCGAGTACAAGGGCGCTTCCATCCCGCCGCCGGACGAGCGGAGGGCGTATAACTGA
- the nuoF gene encoding NADH-quinone oxidoreductase subunit NuoF, translating into MPITPVLTARWATDESWTLRSYRNDEGYDALRQALGTPQDELIQLIKDSSLRGRGGAGFPTGMKWGFIPQGDEKAHYLVVNADEGEPGTCRDIPLMIADPHAMIEGIAIACYAVRAHHAFVYVRGEAVHALRRVQNAVREAYDAGFLGRDILRSGFDLEVTVHAGAGAYICGEETALLDSLEGFRGQPRLKPPFPATHGLYQSPTVVNNVGTLASVPHIVRHGADWWKGMGPERSPGTSIFSLSGRIRRPGQYEAPMGTTLRELLDMAGGIRDGHELKFWTPGGSSTPMFTAEHLDVPLDFDSVAAAGSINGTSAVMVFDDSDCVVRAAKRWSEFYAHESCGKCTPCREGTFWYVQIYERLESGGATAEDLDTLLDLSENILGRAFCALGDGAVSPVTSSLKYFKDEYVQHYEQGGCPFRRGGRGKAKALAGSESA; encoded by the coding sequence GTGCCGATCACCCCGGTGCTCACCGCCCGCTGGGCGACCGACGAGTCCTGGACACTGCGCAGCTACCGCAACGACGAGGGCTACGACGCGCTGCGCCAGGCCCTGGGCACGCCGCAGGACGAGCTGATCCAGCTGATCAAGGACTCCAGCCTCCGTGGCCGTGGCGGCGCGGGCTTCCCGACCGGCATGAAGTGGGGCTTCATCCCGCAGGGCGACGAGAAGGCCCACTACCTCGTGGTCAACGCCGACGAGGGCGAGCCGGGCACCTGCCGCGACATCCCGCTGATGATCGCCGACCCGCACGCGATGATCGAGGGCATCGCGATCGCGTGCTACGCGGTGCGCGCGCACCACGCGTTCGTCTACGTCCGCGGCGAGGCCGTCCACGCGTTGCGCCGGGTGCAGAACGCCGTGCGCGAGGCGTACGACGCGGGCTTCCTCGGTAGGGACATCCTCAGGTCGGGCTTCGACCTCGAGGTCACGGTGCACGCGGGCGCGGGCGCGTACATCTGCGGCGAGGAGACCGCGCTGCTCGACTCGCTCGAGGGGTTCCGCGGCCAGCCGCGGCTCAAGCCCCCCTTCCCCGCGACGCACGGGCTCTACCAGTCGCCGACGGTCGTCAACAACGTCGGCACGCTGGCGTCGGTCCCGCACATCGTGCGGCACGGCGCCGACTGGTGGAAGGGCATGGGTCCCGAACGCTCGCCCGGCACGAGCATCTTCTCGCTGTCGGGCCGGATCAGGCGTCCCGGGCAGTACGAGGCGCCGATGGGCACCACGCTGCGCGAGCTGCTCGACATGGCCGGCGGCATTCGCGACGGGCACGAGCTGAAGTTCTGGACCCCCGGCGGTTCGTCGACGCCGATGTTCACCGCCGAGCACCTCGACGTCCCGCTCGACTTCGACTCGGTGGCGGCCGCGGGCTCGATCAACGGCACCAGCGCGGTCATGGTCTTCGACGACTCCGACTGCGTGGTGCGCGCGGCGAAGCGGTGGTCGGAGTTCTACGCGCACGAGTCGTGCGGCAAGTGCACGCCGTGCCGCGAGGGCACCTTCTGGTACGTGCAGATCTACGAGCGGCTCGAGTCGGGCGGTGCCACCGCCGAGGACCTCGACACGCTCCTCGACCTGTCGGAGAACATCCTCGGCCGGGCGTTCTGCGCGCTGGGTGACGGCGCGGTCAGCCCGGTCACCTCGTCGCTGAAGTACTTCAAGGACGAGTACGTCCAGCACTACGAACAGGGCGGCTGCCCGTTCCGCCGCGGCGGGCGAGGCAAGGCCAAGGCGCTTGCGGGAAGCGAGAGCGCATGA
- a CDS encoding NADH-quinone oxidoreductase subunit D: MSTQDIYGGPTEDSAGRTFTVTGGDWDTIADAAAADEEGKLVVNMGPQHPSTHGVLRLILALDGETVTECRLAIGYLHTGIEKNCEYRTFTQGVTYVTRADYVMPFFNEVSYCLSVERLLGIEDDIPERANIIRVLMMELNRISSHMVAIATGGMEIGAIAVMTFGFRERELVLDVFELITGLRLNHAYIRPGGVIQDLPDGAIDKVREFVKVMRTNLGDYEKLLNGNAIFQGRTRGVSVLDLPGCLSMGLTGPVLRSAGLPWDLRKQEPYCGYEDYDFDVITGTGADAFDRYVIRVEEMKESLNIIEQCLERLGPPGSAPVMVEDPKIAWPARLAVGADGQGNSLDHIRHIMGTSMEALIHHFKLVTEGFRVPAGQAYVPVESAKGELGCHVVSDGGTRPYRVHMRDPSFANLQAVPAMVEGGMVADVIVGIASVDPVLGGVDR, encoded by the coding sequence ATGAGCACTCAGGACATCTACGGCGGGCCGACCGAGGACTCCGCGGGGCGCACCTTCACCGTCACCGGCGGCGACTGGGACACCATCGCCGACGCCGCGGCCGCCGACGAGGAGGGCAAGCTCGTCGTCAACATGGGGCCGCAGCACCCGTCGACGCACGGGGTGCTCCGGCTGATCCTCGCCCTCGACGGCGAGACGGTCACCGAGTGCAGGTTGGCCATCGGCTACCTGCACACGGGAATCGAGAAGAACTGCGAGTACCGCACGTTCACCCAGGGCGTCACGTACGTCACCAGGGCCGACTACGTCATGCCGTTCTTCAACGAGGTCTCGTACTGCCTGTCGGTCGAGCGACTGCTCGGCATCGAGGACGACATCCCCGAACGCGCCAACATCATCCGCGTGCTGATGATGGAGCTCAACCGCATCTCGTCGCACATGGTGGCCATCGCCACCGGAGGTATGGAGATCGGCGCGATCGCGGTCATGACGTTCGGGTTCCGCGAGCGGGAGCTGGTGCTCGACGTGTTCGAGCTGATCACCGGCCTGCGGCTCAACCATGCGTACATCCGGCCGGGCGGCGTCATCCAGGACCTCCCGGACGGCGCCATCGACAAGGTGCGCGAGTTCGTCAAGGTGATGCGCACGAACCTCGGCGACTACGAGAAGCTGCTCAACGGCAACGCGATCTTCCAGGGCCGTACCAGGGGCGTCTCCGTCCTCGACCTGCCCGGCTGCCTGTCGATGGGCCTGACCGGACCCGTGCTCCGCTCCGCCGGGCTCCCGTGGGACCTCCGCAAGCAGGAGCCGTACTGCGGCTACGAGGACTACGACTTCGACGTCATCACCGGCACCGGCGCCGACGCGTTCGACCGGTACGTGATCCGGGTCGAGGAGATGAAGGAGTCCCTGAACATCATCGAGCAGTGCCTCGAGCGGCTCGGTCCGCCGGGGTCGGCGCCGGTGATGGTCGAGGACCCGAAGATCGCCTGGCCCGCGCGCCTCGCGGTCGGGGCCGACGGTCAGGGCAACTCCCTCGACCACATCAGGCACATCATGGGGACCTCGATGGAGGCACTGATCCACCACTTCAAGCTCGTCACCGAGGGCTTCCGGGTGCCCGCCGGACAGGCGTACGTCCCGGTCGAGTCGGCGAAGGGCGAGCTGGGCTGCCACGTGGTGTCCGATGGCGGTACGCGGCCGTACCGCGTGCACATGCGTGACCCCTCGTTCGCCAACCTGCAGGCAGTGCCCGCGATGGTCGAGGGCGGCATGGTGGCCGACGTGATCGTCGGCATCGCGAGTGTGGACCCGGTGCTCGGAGGAGTGGACAGGTGA
- a CDS encoding geranylgeranyl reductase family protein, translating into MSDSRSAQVPTEHADVIVVGAGPSGSTAAYYLAQAGVDVLVLEKTSFPREKVCGDGLTPRAVRSLVQMGISTQAAGWVHNHGLRIYGGGMRLELPWPDLAEYPNVGLVRTRLDFDEILARHAEKAGARLLEKTNVTGPIVDERSGRIAGVTAKREGGPVEYRAPLVLACDGNSTRLSIAMGLRRREDRPMGVAYRRYYESPRHDDDWLESWLELWDGEKLLPGYGWVFGVGDGTSNVGLGILNASASFGNVDYRELLRRWTGAMPEEWQFSEPHATSPIRGAALPMGFNRAPLYTRGMLLVGDAGGLVNPFNGEGIAYAMESAALAADVIVQALARPTLGARERTLESYPRVLKEKYGGYYTLGRIFVRMISNPHLMKVATRHGLPHPTLMRFTLKLLANLTDPRGGDAFDRVINAMTKLAPAA; encoded by the coding sequence GTGTCCGACAGCCGCTCAGCGCAGGTGCCCACGGAGCACGCCGACGTCATCGTCGTCGGCGCGGGACCGTCCGGGTCCACCGCGGCGTACTACCTCGCCCAGGCCGGTGTCGACGTCCTCGTGCTGGAGAAGACGTCGTTCCCCCGCGAGAAGGTGTGCGGCGACGGCCTCACCCCGCGGGCGGTCCGTTCGCTGGTGCAGATGGGCATCAGCACCCAGGCCGCCGGCTGGGTCCACAACCACGGGCTGCGCATCTACGGCGGCGGCATGCGGCTCGAGCTGCCGTGGCCCGACCTCGCCGAGTACCCGAACGTCGGCCTCGTCCGCACCAGGCTCGACTTCGACGAGATCCTCGCCAGGCATGCCGAGAAGGCCGGCGCCCGGCTGCTGGAGAAGACCAACGTCACCGGCCCGATCGTCGACGAGCGGTCCGGACGGATCGCCGGCGTGACCGCCAAGCGCGAGGGTGGCCCCGTCGAGTACCGGGCGCCGCTCGTGCTCGCCTGCGACGGCAACTCCACCCGGCTGTCGATCGCGATGGGCCTGCGCCGGCGTGAGGACCGCCCGATGGGCGTCGCCTACCGCCGCTACTACGAGAGCCCGCGCCACGACGACGACTGGCTGGAGTCGTGGCTGGAGCTGTGGGACGGCGAGAAGCTGCTGCCCGGCTACGGCTGGGTCTTCGGCGTCGGCGACGGCACGTCCAACGTCGGCCTGGGCATCCTCAACGCCTCGGCGTCGTTCGGCAACGTCGACTACCGCGAGCTGCTGCGGCGCTGGACCGGCGCAATGCCGGAGGAGTGGCAGTTCAGCGAGCCCCACGCCACCTCGCCGATCCGCGGGGCGGCGCTGCCGATGGGCTTCAACCGCGCACCCCTCTATACCAGGGGCATGCTGCTCGTCGGGGACGCCGGCGGCCTGGTCAACCCGTTCAACGGGGAGGGCATCGCCTACGCGATGGAGTCCGCCGCGCTGGCGGCCGACGTCATCGTCCAGGCACTCGCCCGGCCGACGCTCGGCGCGAGGGAGCGGACGCTGGAGTCGTACCCGCGGGTGCTCAAGGAGAAGTACGGGGGCTACTACACGCTGGGCCGGATCTTCGTCCGGATGATCAGCAACCCCCACCTGATGAAGGTCGCGACGAGGCACGGCCTGCCGCACCCCACCCTGATGCGGTTCACGCTCAAGCTGCTCGCGAACCTCACCGACCCGCGGGGCGGCGACGCCTTCGACAGGGTCATCAACGCCATGACCAAGCTCGCGCCCGCGGCATGA
- a CDS encoding ROK family protein — protein sequence MIVPAGSGTRRGRGSSRLLRTADVGAANRARVLQALADHGPLSRADLARLADVPRATIGSIVANLLASGVLEETAPRRQASGAGKPARPLWFGADVGLTGGVLVRPGTIETAVVSTSGEIVSRGASPFAVSASRADLDRQLVSAAAAVLRPYRGRLVGTGVAMPASCDGETGEVVACTPVPGLVGTRLPALLRRATGVPVVLEEDARALAVGQRWFGQARGVDDFVAVQIGAGIGAGIMLDGRLYRAGPATSEIGHTCVDIRGERCRCGLTGCWETIASLRWLRREAVARRLRAGRTLTPGGLVERAGDPAVADLLDTYADHVAVGIANLVQLLSLRVFILHGEVVGGGEPLRLLIERAVVRRTLPVLAGAVRVEFAALDQDAGLLGAAAAALTKELAIVA from the coding sequence CTGATCGTGCCGGCGGGGTCGGGCACCCGCCGCGGGCGGGGATCGTCGAGGCTGCTCCGTACCGCCGATGTCGGTGCCGCCAACCGGGCACGGGTGCTGCAGGCGCTCGCCGACCACGGCCCGCTGTCGCGTGCCGACCTCGCCAGGCTCGCCGACGTCCCGCGGGCGACCATCGGCAGCATCGTCGCGAACCTGCTCGCCTCCGGCGTACTCGAGGAGACCGCGCCGCGACGTCAGGCGAGTGGCGCGGGTAAGCCGGCGCGGCCGCTGTGGTTCGGCGCCGACGTCGGCCTCACCGGCGGCGTGCTCGTCCGTCCCGGCACGATCGAGACCGCGGTCGTGAGCACGAGCGGCGAGATCGTGAGCAGGGGAGCGAGCCCGTTCGCGGTGTCCGCGAGCCGCGCCGACCTCGACCGGCAGCTCGTCTCCGCGGCGGCGGCGGTCCTGCGGCCGTACCGCGGCCGGCTGGTGGGGACGGGCGTGGCGATGCCGGCGAGCTGCGACGGGGAGACCGGCGAGGTGGTCGCGTGCACGCCCGTGCCCGGGCTGGTCGGCACGCGGCTGCCCGCGCTGCTGCGCCGCGCGACCGGGGTGCCCGTCGTCCTGGAGGAGGACGCGCGCGCACTCGCGGTCGGCCAGCGGTGGTTCGGTCAGGCGCGCGGCGTCGACGACTTCGTCGCGGTGCAGATCGGCGCGGGCATCGGGGCCGGCATCATGCTTGACGGCCGGCTGTACCGCGCCGGCCCCGCGACGTCGGAGATCGGGCACACCTGCGTCGACATCCGCGGTGAGCGGTGCCGGTGCGGGCTGACCGGGTGCTGGGAGACGATCGCGTCGCTTCGCTGGCTGCGGCGCGAGGCGGTCGCACGCCGCCTGCGCGCCGGCCGCACCCTGACCCCCGGCGGGCTCGTCGAGCGGGCCGGCGACCCTGCGGTCGCGGACCTGCTCGACACGTACGCCGACCACGTCGCGGTCGGCATTGCCAACCTCGTCCAGCTGCTCTCGCTGCGCGTGTTCATCCTGCACGGCGAGGTCGTCGGCGGCGGTGAGCCGCTGCGCCTGCTGATCGAGCGGGCGGTCGTCCGGCGGACCCTGCCGGTGCTCGCCGGCGCAGTGCGCGTCGAGTTCGCCGCCCTAGACCAGGACGCCGGCCTCCTGGGCGCCGCAGCAGCGGCACTGACGAAAGAGCTGGCGATAGTGGCCTGA
- the nuoE gene encoding NADH-quinone oxidoreductase subunit NuoE, with amino-acid sequence MTATDQSSTDVFGEEIRAQAQQIIARYPAGRSRSALLPLLHLVQSVEGYVTPAGIRFCAETLDLSEAAVTAVSTFYTMYKRQPTGDYLVSVCTNTLCGVLGGDDIYEALHDELGIEPNETTDDGRVTLEHAECLAACDYAPVVTVNYEYFDQQSPESAVEIVRELQAGRTPLPTRGAPLCTFRQIGRQLAGFSDERPDALAGGVVGEPSLAGLRLAEEHGMADDARRRLRADEKTDDTVTDDGEGD; translated from the coding sequence GTGACCGCCACAGACCAGTCGTCGACGGACGTGTTCGGCGAGGAGATCCGGGCGCAGGCGCAGCAGATCATCGCGCGCTACCCCGCGGGCCGGAGCCGGTCCGCGCTGCTGCCGCTGCTGCACCTGGTGCAGTCGGTCGAGGGCTACGTCACCCCGGCGGGCATCAGGTTCTGCGCGGAGACGCTCGACCTCAGCGAGGCCGCGGTCACGGCGGTGTCGACGTTCTACACGATGTACAAGCGGCAGCCGACCGGCGACTACCTCGTGAGCGTCTGCACCAACACGCTGTGCGGCGTGCTCGGCGGCGACGACATCTACGAGGCGCTGCACGACGAGCTCGGCATCGAGCCCAACGAGACGACCGACGACGGCCGGGTCACGCTGGAGCACGCCGAGTGCCTGGCCGCGTGCGACTACGCGCCCGTCGTCACCGTCAACTACGAGTACTTCGACCAGCAGTCGCCGGAGTCGGCCGTCGAGATCGTCCGCGAGCTGCAGGCCGGGCGCACACCGCTCCCGACGCGGGGCGCACCGCTGTGCACGTTCCGGCAGATCGGCCGCCAGCTCGCCGGGTTCTCCGACGAGCGGCCCGACGCGCTCGCCGGTGGCGTCGTGGGCGAGCCGTCGCTCGCCGGTCTGCGCCTCGCCGAGGAGCACGGCATGGCCGACGACGCGCGCAGGCGGCTGCGCGCCGACGAGAAGACCGACGACACGGTGACCGACGACGGGGAAGGGGACTGA
- a CDS encoding NADH-quinone oxidoreductase subunit A, translating into MSLYVPILVLAVLAFAFAGVTIVLGALTGPKRYNRAKVEAYECGIEPTPQPAGGGRFPVKYYLTAMLFIIFDIEIIFLYPWAVAFDSLGLFGLVEMVLFLLTVLVAYAYVWRRGGLEWD; encoded by the coding sequence ATGAGCCTCTACGTTCCGATCCTCGTGCTCGCCGTACTCGCGTTCGCGTTCGCGGGGGTGACGATCGTGCTCGGTGCGCTCACCGGGCCGAAGCGCTACAACCGCGCGAAGGTCGAGGCCTACGAGTGCGGTATCGAGCCGACCCCCCAGCCCGCCGGTGGCGGCCGGTTCCCGGTGAAGTACTACCTCACCGCGATGCTCTTCATCATCTTCGACATCGAGATCATCTTCCTCTACCCGTGGGCCGTCGCGTTCGACTCGCTCGGCCTCTTCGGGTTGGTCGAGATGGTGCTGTTCCTCCTCACGGTGCTCGTCGCGTACGCCTACGTCTGGCGTCGAGGCGGGCTCGAGTGGGACTGA
- a CDS encoding NADH-quinone oxidoreductase subunit G, which yields MTITEGKAGPPAERPAGIVTVTIDGVTLDVPEGTLIIRAAELIGTAIPRFCDHPLLEPIGACRQCLVEVTDMGNGRGMPKPPASCTTVCMDGMVVKTHESSEVAAKAQRGVMELLLMNHPLDCPVCDKGGECPLQNQAMSNGQGETRFHDVKRTYPKPLAISSQVLLDRERCVLCARCTRFSEQVAGDPFIELLERGALEQVGVSAEKPFDSYFSGNTTQICPVGALTSTSYRFRSRPFDLVSTPSVCEHCASGCANRTDHRRGTVMRRLAGNDPEVNEEWNCDKGRWAFRYDTLPDRLQVPLVRDDDGRLTPTSWQEALHIAGQGLAAARGRAGVLTGGRLTLEDSYAYAKFARVALGTNDVDMRARPHSAEETEFLAAHVAGTGLGVTYTDLETAPAVVLAGFEAEEESPIVFLRLRKAARKRGTSVYALAPYATTGLVKTSGTLVETAPGTESEVLNALAIGGADAGLDAAGTAAADALRQEGAVLLVGERLASVPGALSAASRLARATGARLAWIPRRAGERGAVEAGTLPNLLPGGRPVDDVEARAQLSRTWAMRDLPITPGRDTAEILRAARSGEIGALVVAGVDPDDLPDPAGALDALEYTPFIVSLELRAGSVTDRADVVLPVAAVAEKDGTFVDWEGRERAFEAVFAERAAMSDLTVLNALADQMDVHLGLPDASTARHELRGLGEWSGTRAPAPNTPAVDKPRPATGQAALATWHLILDAGRLQDGEPYLAGTAHQAHARLSAATAAEVGVGDGGALTVSTGQGSVTLPLVVTDMPERVVWLPTNSPDCSVRRDLRADAGDVVTLSVGGAA from the coding sequence ATGACCATCACCGAGGGCAAGGCGGGACCGCCCGCCGAGCGGCCGGCCGGCATCGTGACCGTGACGATCGACGGCGTCACCCTCGACGTCCCCGAGGGCACGCTGATCATCCGTGCGGCCGAGCTGATCGGCACCGCGATCCCGCGGTTCTGCGACCACCCGCTGCTCGAGCCGATCGGCGCGTGTCGGCAGTGCCTCGTCGAGGTCACCGACATGGGCAACGGTCGCGGCATGCCCAAGCCCCCCGCGTCCTGCACCACCGTGTGCATGGACGGCATGGTCGTGAAGACGCACGAGAGCTCCGAGGTCGCCGCGAAGGCACAGCGCGGCGTCATGGAGCTGCTGCTGATGAACCACCCGCTCGACTGCCCGGTCTGCGACAAGGGCGGCGAGTGCCCGCTGCAGAACCAGGCGATGAGCAACGGCCAGGGCGAGACGCGGTTCCACGACGTCAAGCGCACGTATCCCAAGCCACTCGCCATCTCCTCGCAGGTGCTGCTCGACCGCGAGCGGTGCGTGCTGTGCGCGCGGTGCACGCGGTTCTCCGAGCAGGTGGCGGGCGACCCGTTCATCGAGCTGCTCGAACGCGGCGCCCTGGAGCAGGTGGGGGTTTCTGCGGAGAAACCGTTCGACTCCTACTTCTCCGGCAACACCACACAAATCTGCCCGGTCGGAGCGCTCACGAGCACGTCGTACCGCTTCCGCTCGCGGCCGTTCGACCTGGTGTCGACGCCGTCGGTCTGCGAGCACTGCGCCAGCGGCTGTGCCAACCGCACCGACCACCGCCGCGGCACCGTCATGCGCCGGCTCGCGGGCAACGACCCCGAGGTCAACGAGGAGTGGAACTGCGACAAGGGCAGGTGGGCGTTCCGCTACGACACCCTGCCCGACCGTCTGCAGGTACCGCTCGTCCGTGACGACGACGGCCGGTTGACGCCGACGTCGTGGCAGGAGGCACTGCACATCGCCGGGCAGGGTCTTGCGGCCGCGCGCGGGAGGGCCGGTGTGCTGACCGGTGGCCGCCTCACGCTCGAGGACTCCTACGCGTACGCGAAGTTCGCCCGTGTCGCGCTCGGCACCAACGACGTCGACATGCGGGCGCGGCCGCACTCCGCCGAGGAGACCGAGTTCCTCGCCGCGCACGTGGCCGGCACCGGGCTCGGCGTCACGTACACCGACCTCGAGACCGCGCCGGCAGTCGTCCTCGCCGGCTTCGAGGCCGAGGAGGAGTCGCCCATCGTCTTCCTGCGGCTGCGCAAGGCCGCACGCAAGCGGGGCACGTCGGTCTACGCGCTCGCGCCGTACGCCACGACCGGGCTCGTCAAGACCTCGGGCACGCTGGTCGAGACCGCGCCCGGCACGGAGTCCGAGGTGCTCAACGCGCTCGCGATCGGTGGCGCCGACGCGGGTCTCGACGCGGCCGGCACCGCAGCCGCCGATGCCCTGCGCCAGGAGGGTGCGGTGCTGCTGGTCGGCGAGCGGCTGGCGAGCGTGCCCGGCGCGCTGTCCGCGGCGTCCCGGCTGGCACGGGCGACCGGCGCGCGGCTGGCGTGGATCCCCCGCCGCGCGGGCGAGCGCGGCGCCGTCGAGGCCGGCACGCTGCCCAACCTGCTGCCCGGCGGACGTCCCGTCGACGACGTCGAGGCGCGCGCGCAGCTGTCGCGCACCTGGGCGATGCGCGACCTGCCGATCACGCCGGGACGCGACACGGCGGAGATCCTCCGTGCGGCCCGTTCCGGCGAGATCGGCGCGCTCGTCGTCGCGGGTGTCGACCCCGACGACCTGCCCGACCCGGCGGGCGCGCTCGACGCCCTCGAGTACACGCCGTTCATCGTCAGCCTCGAGCTGCGCGCCGGCTCGGTGACCGACCGGGCCGACGTGGTCCTGCCGGTCGCGGCCGTGGCCGAGAAGGACGGCACGTTCGTCGACTGGGAGGGCAGGGAGCGCGCGTTCGAGGCGGTCTTCGCCGAGCGTGCGGCGATGTCCGACCTGACGGTGCTCAACGCGCTCGCCGACCAGATGGACGTCCACCTCGGGCTGCCCGACGCGTCGACCGCGCGGCACGAGCTGCGCGGTCTCGGCGAGTGGAGCGGCACCCGGGCTCCGGCGCCGAACACCCCGGCCGTCGACAAGCCGCGCCCCGCGACCGGTCAGGCCGCGCTAGCCACCTGGCACCTGATCCTCGACGCGGGTCGCCTGCAGGACGGCGAGCCGTACCTCGCGGGCACGGCGCACCAGGCGCATGCGCGCCTGTCCGCGGCCACGGCGGCGGAGGTCGGCGTGGGCGACGGCGGCGCGCTCACCGTCAGCACCGGTCAGGGCTCCGTCACGCTGCCGCTCGTCGTCACCGACATGCCGGAGCGCGTGGTGTGGCTGCCGACCAACAGTCCCGACTGCTCGGTACGCCGCGACCTGCGGGCCGACGCCGGTGACGTCGTGACACTGTCCGTGGGAGGTGCGGCGTGA
- a CDS encoding NADH-quinone oxidoreductase subunit B, producing the protein MGIEEKLPSGFLLTTVEKAVGWVRRSSLWPATFGLACCAFEMMTAGGPRYDLGRFGMEVFRASPRSADLMIVAGRVSQKMAPVLRQVYDQMPGPKWVLSMGVCASSGGMSNNYAIVQGVDHIVPVDIYLPGCPPRPEMLIDAIVKLHDKIENEKLGVNREREEEEAERAALEALPTSGSRGVGR; encoded by the coding sequence ATGGGCATCGAGGAGAAGCTGCCGAGCGGCTTCCTGCTGACGACGGTCGAGAAGGCGGTGGGCTGGGTCCGCCGGTCCTCGCTGTGGCCGGCGACGTTCGGCCTGGCGTGCTGCGCGTTCGAGATGATGACCGCGGGCGGGCCGCGGTACGACCTCGGCCGGTTCGGCATGGAGGTCTTCCGCGCGTCGCCGCGCAGCGCCGACCTGATGATCGTCGCCGGCCGGGTGAGCCAGAAGATGGCGCCGGTGCTGCGGCAGGTCTACGACCAGATGCCGGGCCCCAAGTGGGTGCTGTCGATGGGCGTCTGCGCGTCGAGCGGCGGCATGTCCAACAACTACGCGATCGTGCAGGGCGTCGACCACATCGTGCCCGTCGACATCTACCTGCCGGGCTGCCCGCCGCGGCCGGAGATGCTCATCGACGCGATCGTGAAGCTGCACGACAAGATCGAGAACGAGAAGCTCGGCGTCAACCGCGAGCGCGAGGAGGAAGAGGCCGAGCGCGCCGCGCTCGAGGCCCTTCCCACGTCCGGGTCGCGAGGGGTGGGTCGGTGA